The Kocuria turfanensis genome contains the following window.
TGGACCATCACCTTCTGGAACAGCAGGTACGCGGCCGGGGCCAGGGACATCGCCGTGCCCGGGTGCCCGCTGCCCACCTTCTCCACCGCGTCCGCGGCCAGCACGCGGACGGTGTCCACGGCACGCTGGTCCTGCTCGGTCCACTTCAGCTTCACATCGAGATCGGTCACGAAAATCGGAGCCCTTTCTGCTGGGAGCCGCTGCCGTGCGCAGCGGACACCGGTCCTGGACCGGCGGTCTGGGTCCAGCTTAGGTCACGCGGATTTCGGCGACGTGACCGGAACCACCGGCGCGGGCCGCCCGTTCCGTCGAACTTCGGCATCTTCGGGGCGGGAACGGACAGCGCCACGCGCTATGCTGTATAGGACCTTCTTCCGCGCCCGCGAGCTGCTGCGCAGTCCGTCGCCGTGTCGACGACGCGCGGTCGCCGGGCCTCCTCGCGCACCCAGCGGGGGACACCACCGCAACCGGGAGCAATGATTTCGTGAACTCACTCGAGACGTCGAGCACCGCAGGAGGATCGGTCCTCGGCACCGAGCACGAGCGTGGTGCGGCGGCCTCCCGTCATGTGGGTCGGATGACGTTCTCCCGGAAGCTGCGGGCCTACGTGGCGCTCATGAAGCCGCGGATCATCGAGCTGCTGCTCGTCGCGACCGTCCCCACCATGATCTTCGCCCAGCAGGGCATGCCCGACTTCTGGCTGATCCTCAACACCCTCGTGGGCGGCACGCTCGCCGCCGGTGCCGCCGGGGCGTTCAACTGCTACATCGACCGGGAGGAGGACCGGGTGATGCGGCGGACGGCCAAGCGTCCGCTCGTCACCGGCGAGGTCACCGACCGGGAGGCCCTCGTGTTCGCCTGGGTCGTGGCGGTCGTCTCGGTGGTGTGGCTCACGGTGGGGGTCAACGTCCTCGCGGGCGCGCTCGGGGCCGCGGCCATCTTCCTCTACGCCGTGTTCTACTCGATCGTCCTGAAGCGGCGCACCGCCCAGAACATCGTGTGGGGCGGGGTGGCCGGGTGCATGCCCGTGCTCATCGGCTGGGCCGCGGTGACCGGCGGCCTCGACTGGCCGGCCCTCGTGCTGTTCCTGTTCATCTTCCTGTGGACCCCGCCGCACTACTGGCCGCTGTCGATGAAGTACGCCGACGACTACTCCCGCGCCGGGGTCCCCATGCTGGGGGCCGTCTCCAGCGCCCGGACCGTGGGCAGCCAGGTGGTGCTCTACGCGTGGGCCACGCTGGTGTGCTCGCTGCTGCTCGTCCCGGTCGGCGGCGCCGGGTGGGTCTACACGCTGACCGCCCTGGGCTCGGGCGCGTGGTTCGTGTGGCACAGCCACAAGCTGCACGCTCTCGCCGTGGCCGGTCGGCCGACTGACAAGCAGGCGATGTACGTCTTCCACGGCTCGATCGCCTACATCACGTTCGTCTTCCTCGCCCTGGCCGTGGACCCGTTCGTGGGCGGCCCCCTCCTCTGAGGACCGCGCGGCGCCCGTGCCGCCCGGGGACGGGGCCGTCCCTCGGCCGGTCCTAGGATGGACGCATGCTCAGCATGACCTTCACCGGGCTCGTGGCCTATCCGATCACCCCGTTCCAGCCGGGCGGCCGGCTGGACCTGGAGTCCCTCGAGCGCTACGTCCGCCGGCTGTCCCGCTCCGGGGTGGACTCCGTGGTGGTGCTGGGCAACTCGGGCAGCTTCGCGTACCTCTCCGCTGACGAGCGGGCGGAGGTCGTGCGCGTGGCGGTGGAGGCCGCCCGCGGCTCCGGGGTGCCGGTGGGCGCCGAGATCTCGGCCATGACCACCCGCGAGGTCCTCGACATGGCCTACGCCGCCGAGAACGGCGGGGCGGACGGACTGGTGCTCAACCCGCTGTCCTACATCCCGCTCGTCTCCCAGGAGATCGCCGACCAGGTGGAGACGGTGGCCGCGGCCGTGTCCCTGCCGCTGTGCGTCTACAACAACCCGACGACGACGGGCTTCAGCTACCCGGTGGAACTCGCGGCCGAGCTGTCCTGGCTCGAGAACGTGAACGCCTTCAAGGACACCGCCGGATCCCCGGCCGAGTACGCCCAGCGCCGCGCCCGTTTCGCGGAGCTCGCCGAGCCGGGCACCGCGCACGGGGTCAGCGGCGAGCGGCTGCTGCACGAGGCGGCGCCGGACGCCGCCGGGTGGCACTCCGGGATCGCGGCGGTGCTGCCGCGCCAGTACGCCGCCTTCCGCGCCGCGGTGGTCGAAGGCGACGAGGTGGCCGTGCACACGTGGCAGGCCGCCCTGGCCCCGCTGCTCGAGATCCTGCGCCAGGAGCGCCCGCTGAGCTCCCTCTACGCCCTCGCGGAGGTCTGCGGGGTGAGCACGGCCCCGCCCCGGCGGCCGCTGCTGCCCATTCCCTCGGCCAGCCGGCAGCGGCTGGCGCAGGCGGTGGAGGAGCTGCTCGACGAGGCGCCCGACGAGCGGTCCTGAGCGCGCTCAGCCGCGGGCGGGAGCCTCGGCGACCGGCTGGTCCGGGGCGGCGCGCACGACCACGTCCGGGGTGCGGGTGAGCGCGAAGCCCTTCTCCACGGTCCGGGCCGCGGCCCAGACCAGCGCCGCGGAGCCCACCAGGTGCAGGGCCACGGCCACGATCGGCAGGCCGTTGAAGTACTGGTAGTAGCCGATCAGCGCCTGCAGCACGAGCACGGCCAGCATCACGTGCAGCGCGGACGCCACGGGCACGGGCCACCGTCGGCGCCGCGCCAGGACGAGTCCCACGACCACGGTGACGACGATCAGGTACACCGGCACCGCGTGGGCCCGGGTGATGAGGTAGGCGTCGAAGGCGTGCCGGGCGCTGGAGTCGTCCCCGCTGTGCGGGCCGGTGCCGGTGACCAGGGTCCCCAGGTAGAGGATCAGGGCGGTGAGCACGCCGACGGTCACCACCAGGGCGCGGATCAGGCTCCGCTGGCTCAGGGCCTGGCCGGGGCGCTCGGCGTCGCGCACGGCCGGCAGGGACCGTCTGCGGGTCCGGTTGACCAGGACGGCGGACAGGGCGATCATCGCGCTGGAGATCAGGTAGTGGATGCCCACCAGCCACGGGTTCAGGCCGGTGTGGACCACCACTCCGCCGACCACCGCCTGCAGCGGGATGGCCAGCCCGAGCACCAGGGCGATGAGCATCAGGTCCCAGTGCCGGTGGCCCAGCCGCAGCACGGCCAGGAACGTCAGGACCGCCACGAGCGCGAGCACGAAGGTGAGCAGCCGGTTGCCGAACTCGATCACCCCGTGCAGGCCCATCTCGGCGGTGTTCGTCCAGGACTCGTCCGTGCAGCGGGGCCAGGTGGGGCAGCCCAGGCCGGAGCCGGTCAGCCGCACCAGCCCGCCGGTGAGGATCAGCAGCGAGTTGGCCAGCAGGGAGGCCACCGCCATCCACCGCACCCACGGGGTGATCCGGGTCGGCATCAGGAACCTGCCGTCCGCTCGGACGTCGGCGTCGGTGGGGTCGCTGGCGCGGGTCATGGCTTCACTTCCGGACGGAGGAGGGCGGGTGCGAGTGCCGTCCCAGTTTATCCGCCTTCGCCCCGCTCCGCGCACGGGCGGGAAGCGCGCGGACCGGGGGAGCGGCGGCCCCGGGCACCGGGGTCCGGCCGGCGCCGGGCGGCGGGCCGGTCCGGCCGGGGCGGGGCCGGTGGTCAGCTCCAGCGGAACCAGCGCACCGCGGCGGCCCACGCGGCGGCGGCCCAGACGGCGAGCACCAGCAGCGGCAGCAGCGTGGGCGCGCCCGTGAGGAACGTCTCCCGCATCGCGGTGCCCAGCGCCCCGGAGGGCAGCAGGTCCACCAGCCAGGACAGCGCCGGCGGCAGCGTGCGGGAGGGGAACAGGGTCCCGCCGACCGCCGCGAGCACCACCCAGACCAGGTTGGTCACGGCCAGGGTGGCCTCGGCGCGCACGGTGCCGGCCAGCAGCAGGCCCAGCCCGGTGAACGCGGCGGCGCCGAGCAGCAGCACCGGCACGGAGACGAGCACCGCCACCGGGTCCGGGCGCCACCCGAGGGCGGCGCCGAGGGCCCCGACGAGCACGTACTGCACCGCCAGCACGGCCAGGATCGCCACCAGCTTGCCGGTGATCAGCCCGCCGCGGCCCAGGGGCGTGGTCGAGAGGAACCGCAGCACGCCGTAGCGGCGGTCGAAGCCGGTCTGGATGCCCTGGCCGGAGAACGCGTTGGAGAGCACGCACAGGGTGAGCACGCCCGGCACCGCGACGTCCACACGGGTGAGGCCCGGCGGGACGTCGGCGTCCAGCAGGTCGGTGAGGGTCAGGGCCACGAGTGCCATCAGCGGCAGGATCACCAGCAGCAGCAGCTGCTCGCCGTTGCGCAGCATGGTCAGCGCCTCGTAGCGGGACTGCGCGGCGACCCGGCGGGCCAGGGGAGCGGGGTCCGAGCGCGGTGGCGTGGCGCGGGGCTGGGCGGGTGCGGTCATCGGATCTCCCGTCCGGAGATGTCGAGGAAGACGTCCTCGAGGGTGCGGGGCTGCAGGGACAGGGACTCGGGCAGGGCGCCGGTGGCCGTGAACCAGCGGGTCACCGTCTCCAGCTGTTCCGGGGTGAGCCGGCCGGTCAGCGTCACCGTGCGGTCGGAGCGGCTCGCGTGCACGTCCTCGAACCCGGGTCCCTCCCACGGGAAGGGGCCGGCCGCGACCTGCTCGGGGGTCAGGGTCAGGGCCAGCACGGCCGGGGCGTCCGCGCCGGGGGCCACCAGCTCGGCCACGGAGCCCTGGGCCATGACCCGGCCGTGGTCGACGATGTAGACCTGGTCGGCCAGCCGCTGGGCGTCGTCGAGCAGGTGCGTGGTCAGGATGATGCACACGCCCTCGCGGCGCAGCTGCTGGACGAGGTCGAAGACGATGTTGCGGGACTGCGGGTCCATCCCGGCCGAGGGCTCGTCCAGGAACAGGACCTCCGGATTGCCCGCCAGGGCCGCCGCCAGGGCCACCCGCTGCCGCTGGCCGCCGGAGAGGCGGCGGACCACCGTGCGGTCGAAGCCGTTGATGCCCAGCCGCTCCACGAGCGCGTCCATGTCCCGGGGGCTGCGGTAGAGGGAGGCGACGTGGCGCAGCAGCTCCAGCGGGCGCACCGCCTGCGGCAGCCCGCCCTCCTGGAGCATGACGCCCACCCGGGCGCGCAGCTCCGGGCCGGCCTGCCACGGGTCCTGCCCGAGCAGCCGGACGGTGCCCTCCGAGGGCCGCTGCAGGCCCTGGGCGCACTCCAGCGTGGTGGTCTTGCCCGCGCCGTTGGGGCCGAGCAGCGCCGTGATCTCGCCGTGCCGAGCGGTCAGGGAGAGGCCGTCGACGGCGTGCACCACGTCCGCGCCCTGCTCCGGGCCGCGGCGGGGGCGTCGTCGGCGGGCGGGGAACTGTTTGACGAGGCGCTCGATCGCCAGCGCGGGCGAGGACGCGGGGGGACTGTGGGCGGGCACCGGACCAGTGTAGTGGGGCGCGCCGACGCCCCGTTCCTCTTGGCCCTGCCGCGCCGGGGGGTTATTATGAGTAAGTCGCGATTTCTGCCGCAGGGCCCGGGTAAGGCTGAACTTACTGGCCGCACCGGAATGAATAACGACATACTGAGGTTGTGTATTCAGTGAGCCCCGGCACGGGGCGCACCGCGCAGCACACCACCTTCCACCCCATCTCCGATCAGGAAGCGCACGGTTCACCCATGACCCACACCACGGACGCCCGGAGCCTGTCCCGCTCCCCGGGCGGGCCGCGGGCGGAGCAGGAGGAGAACACCCGCTCCCGCGTGCTGGGGGCCGTCCTGGAGCACGGGCCGGTCTCGGCCGCCGACCTCGGCGACATGCTCGAGCTCACCCCGGCGGCCGTGCGCCGCCACCTCGACGCCCTCGAGCAGCAGCACTACATCGAGGTCACCATGGTCCGCCGCCGCACCGGCGGCGCCGGGCGCCCCGCTCGCCGCTACGTCGTGGCCCCCGAGGGCCACGCCAAGCTCGGCGACGACTACCTGGAGATCGCCACCGACGCCCTGGAGGCCATCCGGCGCGTCGCCGGTCCCGACGCCGTGCGGGAGTTCATCCAGGAGCGCGTGGACCGGCTCGAGGCCGCGTACCGGCCCGAGGTCGAGGCCGCCGGGCCCGAGGTCGCCGACCGCCTGCCCGTGCTCGTGCGCCTGCTGAGCCAGGACGGCTTCGCCGCCTCCACGAACGAGGTCGCCGTGGGGCGCGGGGACCAGCGCACCATCGTCTCCGCGCAGCTGTGCCAGGGCCACTGCCCCGTGCGGGAGCTGGCCGCCCGCTACCCGCAGTTCTGCGAGCTGGAGACCGAGCTCATCGCCCGGCTGCTCGGCACGGACGTCCGCCGGCTCTCCACGCAGGCCGCCGGCGCGCACGTGTGCACGACGCACGTACCCCTCGCACGGCCCGGACCCGCCGCGGCCCGGACGACCACGGACCACCCCACAGACCAGACAACAGAGGAAGGCCGTCATGACTGAACAGATCGCCAGCGGCAACGACACTGTCATCGCCGACATCCTGGAGAAGAACCCGGAGCTCGAGGGCATCGGCACCTACGAGTACGGCTGGGCGGACTCCGACGTCGCCGGCGCCTCAGCGCGCCGCGGCATCAACGAGGAGGTCGTCCGGGACATCTCGGCCAAGAAGAGCGAGCCGCAGTGGATGACCGACCTGCGGCTGAAGGGCCTGAAGTTCTTCGACCGCAAGCCCATGCCCGCCTGGGGCGCGGACCTCTCCGGCATCGACTTCGACAACATCAAGTACTTCGTGCGCTCCACGGAGAAGCAGGCCCAGACCTGGGAGGACCTGCCCGAGGACATCCGCAACACCTACGAGAAGCTCGGCATCCCCGAGGCCGAGCGCGGCCGGCTCGTGGCCGGCGTCGCCGCCCAGTACGAGTCCGAGGTGGTCTACCACCAGATCCGCGAGGACCTCGAGGAGCAGGGTGTCATCTTCATGGACACCGACACCGCCCTCAAGGAGCACCCGGAGTTCTTCGAGGAGTACTTCGGCACCGTCATCCCGGTGGGCGACAACAAGTTCGCCTCGCTGAACACGGCCGTGTGGTCCGGCGGCTCCTTCGTCTACGTCCCCAAGGGCGTGCACGTGGAGATCCCGCTGCAGGCCTACTTCCGCATCAACACCGAGAACATGGGCCAGTTCGAGCGGACGCTGATCATCGCGGACGAGGACTCCTACGTCCACTACATCGAAGGCTGCACGGCGCCGATCTACAACACCGACTCGCTGCACTCCGCCGTGGTCGAGATCATCGTCAAGAAGAACGCCCGGGTGCGCTACACGACCATCCAGAACTGGTCGAACAACGTGTACAACCTGGTGACCAAGCGCGCGATCGCCCACGAGGGCGCCACCATGGAGTGGATCGACGGCAACATCGGCTCGAAGGTGACGCAGAAGTACCCGGCCGTCTACATGACCGGGGAGCACGCCCGCGGCGAGACCCTCTCGATCGCCTTCGCCGGCGAGGGCCAGCACCAGGACACCGGCTCGAAGATGGTGCACATCGCGCCGAACACCTCCTCGTCGATCGTCTCGAAGTCCGTGGCCCGCAACGGCGGCCGCGCCGCCTACCGCGGCCTCGTGCAGGTCCGCGAGGGCGCCAAGGGCTCCAAGTCCAACGTGGTCTGCGACGCCCTGCTGGTCGACACGATCTCCCGCTCGGACACCTACCCCTACGTCGACATCCGCGAGGACGACGTGTCCATGGGCCACGAGGCGACCGTCTCGCGGGTCTCCGAGGAGCAGCTGTTCTACCTCATGCAGCGAGGCCTGGCCGAGGACGAGGCCATGGCGATGATCGTGCGCGGCTTCGTGGAGCCGATCGCCCGTGAGCTCCCCATGGAGTACGCGCTCGAACTCAACCGCCTCATCGAACTGCAGATGGAAGGATCCGTTGGCTGACATGTCCAAGCTGAACGAAACGATTCGCAACGCGGCGGAGGCCGCCGCCTCCGCCGCCACCGCCGTGGCCGAGAAGGCCGTCGGCACGGCCAAGGACGTCTACGACAACCTGGGCGAGAAGGTCGACGGCGTCCCGACCGGGGACGGGCGCATCGCCATCCCGGGCATGGACCAGGAGGGCGAGCGGCTCGCCCGCGACAAGGTCGAGAACGACACCCTCGTGCGGGAGTCCGCCCGCGGCGGCAGCGCCGAGGGCCCGGACTCCTCCCGCGCCGGGCGGCGCACGTCCTACGACGTGGCCGACTTCCCGAAGATCAGCGGCAAGGAGGAGGACTTCCGGTTCACCCCGGTCAAGCGCCTCAAGGGCCTGCACGCCGACGCCCTCACCGGCCCGGCGCCGGCGGTGACCGTGGACTCCGACGCCGTGCGCGTGGAGACCGTCGGCCGCGACGACGCCCGGATCGGCAGCGCCGGCATCCCCGAGGACCGGGTCTCCGCCAACGCGTGGAGCAGCGTCACCGAGGCCACCGTGCTCACGGTGCCGCAGGAGGCCGAGATCGCCGCGCCCGTCGTCGTCGACATCCACGGCACGGACGCCACCCCGGCGGCCCAGCACCTGGTGATCGACGCCCAGCCCTTCTCCAAGGCCCTGGTGGTCCTGCGCCACCACGGCAGCGCGGTGCTCTCGCAGAACGTCGAGTTCCGGGTCGGCGACTCCGCGAACCTCACCGTGGTGACCCTCCAGGAGTGGGACGACGACGCCGTGCACGCCTCCGCACAGCAGGCGCGCCTGGGCCGCTCGGCCTCCTTCAAGCACGTGCTCGTCTCCCTCGGCGGGGACCTGGTGCGCGTGACCCCGTCCACCCGCTTCGACGCCCCCGGCGGGTCCGTGGAGATGTACGGGCTCACCTTCGTGGACGCCGGCCAGCACCTGGAGTCCCGGCTGTTCGTGGACCACTCCCAGCCGCACTGCACCTCGCGGGTGACCTACAAGTCCGCGCTGCAGGGCGAGAACGCGCACGGCGTGTGGGTCGGCGACGTCCTGATCCGCGCCACCGCGGAGGGCACCGACACCTACGAGCTGAACCGGAACCTGATCCTGGGCGACGGGCCCCGCATGGACTCGGTGCCGAACCTCGAGATCGAGACCGGTCTGATCGCGGGCGCCGGCCACGCCTCCACCACCGGGCAGCTGGACGACGAGCACCTGTACTACCTCATGTCCCGGGGCATCCCCGAGGACGAGGCGCGCCGGCTCGTGGTGCGCGGCTTCCTCTTCGAGATCCTCCAGCAGATCGGTGTCCCGGACATCGAGGAGCGGCTGCGCGGGGCCGTCCAGGACGAGCTCGCCTCCGCCAACCACTGAGCCCTTTCCCCACACTCTTCCCGACCACAGGAGAACCATCCATGGCAACTCTCGAGATCAAGGACCTGCACGCGTCCGTCGTGCTCGACGACGAGACCACCAAGCCGATCCTCAAGGGCGTGAACCTCACCATCAAGTCCGGTGAGGTGCACGCGATCATGGGCCCCAACGGGTCCGGCAAGTCCACCCTGGCCTCCACCATCGCCGGGCACCCCAAGTACGTCGTCGACTCCGGCCAGGTCCTCCTGGACGGCGAGGACGTCCTGGAGATGTCCGTGGACGAGCGCGCCCGCGCCGGGCTCTTCCTGGCCATGCAGTACCCCGTGGAGATCCCCGGCGTGACGACCTCCAACTTCCTGCGCACCGCCAAGACCGCCATCGACGGCGAGGCCCCCTCCCTGCGCACGTGGACGAAGGACGTCAAGGCCGCCATGGAGCAGCTGAAGATCAGCCCCGACATGATCCAGCGCAACGTCAACGAGGGCTTCTCCGGCGGCGAGAAGAAGCGCCACGAGATCCTCCAGCTCGAGCTGCTCAAGCCCAAGATGGCCCTGCTCGACGAGACCGACTCCGGCCTCGACGTCGACGCGCTGAAGGTCGTGTCCGAGGGCGTCAACCGCGCCCTGGAGACCAACGGCATGGGCGTCATGCTGATCACCCACTACACGCGGATCCTGCGCTACATCAAGCCGCAGTTCGTGCACGTGTTCGCCGACGGCCGCGTCGTCGACGAGGGCGGGCCCGAGCTCGCCGAGCGGCTCGAGAACGAGGGCTACGACCGCTACCTGGCTCCCGTCAAGTAAGCGCCGCGCCGACCAGCACCGAAAGGAGGCCAGCGATGGCCGACACCCCTGCTGAGACCCCCGTCGACACCTCCGAGGCCCCTGCGGGCCGTCTCTCCACGGAGGAGGTCGAGGAGGCGCTCAAGAACGTCATCGACCCCGAGCTCGGCGTCAACATCGTCGACCTGGGCCTGCTCTACGGCTCCCGGTGGGCCGAGGACGGCGCCCTGATCCTGGACATGACCCTCACGACCGCGGCCTGCCCGCTGCAGGACGTCATCGAGGAGCAGGTCGAGCAGAACCTCGGCCCGCTGCTGGACGAGTGGCGGGTCAACTGGGTCTGGATGCCGCCGTGGGGTCCCGATCGGATCACCGAGGACGGCCGCGACCAGATGCGGGCCCTGGGCTTCAACATCTGAGCACCCTCCCGGCACGACCACGGCGCCCCGCCCACCTCGCACGAGGTGGGCGGGGCGCCGTCGTCGCCCGGGTGCCGCACCCGTGCCGTTCCCGGCGGTAACCTTCCTGCCTTTCGGGCCGTGGAGCACGACGGGCTCCTACACTGCGGTCATGGTCCAGACGCTGATCTTCGGGCTCGTGGCCTCCAGCGCCCTGGTGATCGGGGCGCTGGTCGGGGTGCGCTTCGAGCTGCCCAAGCGCGTGCTGGCCATCCTGCTCTCCTTCGCCGCCGGGGCGCTGATCACCGCCCTGGCCTTCGAGCTGTTCGAGGACGCCTACGAGCGCGGCGGCATCGGACTGGCGGTGGCCGGGCTGTTCGCCGGGGCCGTGGTCTTCACCGCGCTGAGCGCCCTGCTGGACCGGTGGGCGCAGCCCGGGCCCCGGTCCGACGACGCGGAGCGGCAGCAGGGCAGCGCCAAGCTGGACCCGGACGCCGCGGCCGACGACAAGGCCCCCACGGCGGCCTCGGCGAGCGGCGCGGCCGGCCTGGCCCTGCTCGCGGCCGTCACCCTGGACGGGGTGCCCGAGAACGTGGCCCTGGGCGTCTCCCTCACCGAGGGCACCGGGGGCCTGGCCCTGCTCGCCGCGATCTTCGTCTCCAACCTGCCCGAGTCCCTGGTCGGGGCCGCCTCGATGCGCGAGCAGGGCATGTCCAGAGGCAGGGCCGTGCTGCTCTGGACGGTCTGCGGGGTGCTGCTCGTGCTGGCCGTGCTGCTCGGCGCGGGGCCGCTGGCCGGCAGCGACCCCGAGACGATCTCCCTGCCGCTGGCCTTCGCCGCCGGCGCCGTGATCGCCTCCCTGGCCGACACCCTCATGCCGGAGGCCTACGAGCACGGCGGTCCCGCGGTGGCGCTGAGCACGGCGGCCGGCTTCGCGCTGTCCTTCGCGCTCTCGCTGGCCTGAGCCGCCACGCCCGCCGCCCGGGCGCTCCCGATGGACGGCTCCGTGTCGCCTGGTCGCCGTGTCTCGTGTTCGCGATCGCACTCGCCATGGCAGAGTCGGGGCGTGAGCACCGAGGAGAGACGCATCGCCGTGCTGATCGACGCCGACAACGCCCCGGCGTCGAACATCGATGTCGTCCTGGCGGAGGTCTCCCGGCACGGCGCCCCGAACGTGCGGCGGGCCTACGGCGACTGGAAGAGCCCCGGTCTGCAGCAGTGGGAGGCGGTGCTGCACGCCTACGCCATCCGGCCGATCCAGCAGTTCGCCTACAGCGCGGGCAAGAACGCCTCCGACATGGCCATGGTCATCGACGCGATGGACCTGCTGCACGCGGGGTCCGTGGACGGCTTCGCCGTCGTCTCCAGCGATGCGGACTTCACCCCGCTGGTGATGCGCATCCTCACCGAAGGGGCGAAGGTCTACGGCTTCGGCCAGCAGCAGACGCCGGCGCCCTTCGTCAACGCCTGCTCGCAGTTCACCTATGTCGAGGGACTGGGTGCGCCGACGCCGGAGAGCCCGGCGTCGGCCCTCGCGCGGGTGCCGCAGCAGAAGCTGCGCGGCGACACCCGGCTCGTCCAGATGCTGCGCAGCGCCGTCGACGCCGCCGGCGGGGAGGACGGGTGGGCGCACCTGGGGGCCGTGGGCAGTCAGATCGCCAACCAGGCGTCCTTCGACGCCCGGAACTACGGCTATGCGAAGCTCAGCGAGCTCATCGAGGCCACCGGACTGTTCGACGTCCGGCGCCAGAACCTGACCGTGCACGTCCGGGACGGCCGCCGGAAGTGAGGGCGCGGCACCGCCCCGGTCCGAACGCTGCACCCGCTCGGTGATGCCGCTGCGCCCTCCGGAACGACGGACGACGACCCGAACGCCCCGACCACGCTCCGCTCCGGTGCGGTGCCGTGCGGAGCGTGGCCGGGGCGGTCGTCGAGCAGGGCGCGACACAATCGGTCCCGTGCCCGTCGCGCGCTCGGTCGTCCGTCGGCGACCGCGCCGGGCACCGTGCCCCGTACGGGGCTGTTCACCGCTCCCACACTCGCCCGACGTGCGGCGATGTCGGCCCGCGGACCGGGGGAGCGCCGCGGGCCCGGGCAGCCCCGCATCAGCCGGTGCGACGGGCGTCCACAGTGATGGACAGAACAGGACGCCGGTGCTGAACTGACGGGTAGCACAGCCCGCCGGGCTGGCACGTGAGCGTGAGGATCCCACACCAGAGGGAGCCCGCGTCGACCGAGGAGGACCGTCCGATGGAACCGTGGATCTGGATCGTGCTGGCGATCGTGGTGGTGGCGCTCGTCATTCTTGCGCTCGTGGGAGCCGGCAAGAAGAAGCGGGACCACCAGGCCGCCG
Protein-coding sequences here:
- the sufC gene encoding Fe-S cluster assembly ATPase SufC: MATLEIKDLHASVVLDDETTKPILKGVNLTIKSGEVHAIMGPNGSGKSTLASTIAGHPKYVVDSGQVLLDGEDVLEMSVDERARAGLFLAMQYPVEIPGVTTSNFLRTAKTAIDGEAPSLRTWTKDVKAAMEQLKISPDMIQRNVNEGFSGGEKKRHEILQLELLKPKMALLDETDSGLDVDALKVVSEGVNRALETNGMGVMLITHYTRILRYIKPQFVHVFADGRVVDEGGPELAERLENEGYDRYLAPVK
- a CDS encoding metal-sulfur cluster assembly factor; amino-acid sequence: MADTPAETPVDTSEAPAGRLSTEEVEEALKNVIDPELGVNIVDLGLLYGSRWAEDGALILDMTLTTAACPLQDVIEEQVEQNLGPLLDEWRVNWVWMPPWGPDRITEDGRDQMRALGFNI
- a CDS encoding ZIP family metal transporter; its protein translation is MVQTLIFGLVASSALVIGALVGVRFELPKRVLAILLSFAAGALITALAFELFEDAYERGGIGLAVAGLFAGAVVFTALSALLDRWAQPGPRSDDAERQQGSAKLDPDAAADDKAPTAASASGAAGLALLAAVTLDGVPENVALGVSLTEGTGGLALLAAIFVSNLPESLVGAASMREQGMSRGRAVLLWTVCGVLLVLAVLLGAGPLAGSDPETISLPLAFAAGAVIASLADTLMPEAYEHGGPAVALSTAAGFALSFALSLA
- a CDS encoding NYN domain-containing protein, which encodes MSTEERRIAVLIDADNAPASNIDVVLAEVSRHGAPNVRRAYGDWKSPGLQQWEAVLHAYAIRPIQQFAYSAGKNASDMAMVIDAMDLLHAGSVDGFAVVSSDADFTPLVMRILTEGAKVYGFGQQQTPAPFVNACSQFTYVEGLGAPTPESPASALARVPQQKLRGDTRLVQMLRSAVDAAGGEDGWAHLGAVGSQIANQASFDARNYGYAKLSELIEATGLFDVRRQNLTVHVRDGRRK